One Fundulus heteroclitus isolate FHET01 unplaced genomic scaffold, MU-UCD_Fhet_4.1 scaffold_244, whole genome shotgun sequence DNA window includes the following coding sequences:
- the LOC118559156 gene encoding oocyte zinc finger protein XlCOF6-like, with amino-acid sequence MKSKEDAEKPLCSYFPQLQKEVSVFPASTSADYIQGKIKDDDSKADSKKNVLKTNIAIHTGKKSFGCDDCGKRFFLKSVLKRHMGIHMGKKPFGCDACGKRCSSKSYLNKHIRIHMGDKPFGCDDCGKSYSIKSNLIRHMKSHTGDKPFGCDDCGKRFYIKSDLNIHSRIHSGVKPFGCDDCGKTFYIKSQLNVHMRSHTGDKPFVCETCGKRYSSKSDLNKHLRIHMGEKPFGCDHCEKRFSRKLNLSLHMRTHTGEKPFGCDVCCKSYSSKYDLKRHMKSHTAEKPFGCDVCDKRFFLNSGLRDHMRSHTGEKPFSCDDCGKRFSIKSHVKIHMRIHTGEKPFGCDDCGKRFAFKSVFNRHMRSHTGVKPFGCDDCGKTFFLQSFLNRHMKIHTGEKPFVCDTCGKRFTMMSHLNSHMRIHTGEKPFGCDVCGKRCSSKSDLNKHAGIHLEEKPFGCDDCGKRFFVKSVLNRHMRSHTGDKPFACNDCGKTFYIKSELNVHMRSHTGDKPFGCDVCNKRCSSKSELNKHVRIHMAEKPFGCDDCGKRFFIQSYLNIHKRIHTGEKPFGCDVCCKRYSSKSDLNRHVKSHTGEKPFGCDVCGKRFASNSGVKDHMRIHTGEKPFRCNDCGKRFLIKSHLNIHMRIHTGEKPFVCDMCCKKYSSKYGLNRHMKSHTGEKPFGCDTCGKIFPSNSGLQDHIRIHTGEKPFSCDDCGKRFSIKSVLTRHTRIHMGEKPFSCDHCGERCSSKSDLNKHIRIHVEEKA; translated from the coding sequence ATGAAGAGTAAAGAGGATGCAGAGAAACCTCTGTGTTCTTACTTTCCTCAACTGCAAAAAGAAGTCAGCGTATTTCCAGCCAGCACTTCAGCTGACTATATACAAGGAAAAATTAAAGACGATGACTCAAAAGCGGATTCAAAGAAAAACGTTTTAAAGACAAACATAGCAATCCACACTGGCAAGAAATCGTTTGGCTGTGATgattgtggaaaaagatttttcttaAAGTCAGTCTTAAAAAGACACATGGGAATCCACATGGGGAAAAAACCCTTTGGTTGTGATGCATGTGGGAAAAGATGTTCTTCAAAGTCTTACTTGAACAAACACATTAGAATCCACATGGGAGACaaaccttttggttgtgatgaTTGTGGGAAAAGCTATTCTatcaaatcaaatttaattaGACACATGAAAAGCCACACAGGGGATAAACCTTTTGGCTGTGATgattgtggaaaaagattttacaTTAAGTCAGACTTAAACATACACTCAAGGATCCACTCAGGAGTGAAACCTTTTGGATGTGATGATTGTGggaaaacattttacataaagtcCCAATTAAATGTACACATGAGAAGCCACACAGGAGATAAGCCATTTGTTTGtgaaacatgtggaaaaagataTTCCTCAAAATCAGACTTAAACAAACATCTAAGAATTCACATGGGGgagaaaccttttggttgtgatcactgtgaaaaaagattttcaaGAAAGCTAAATTTGAGCTTAcatatgagaactcacacaggagagaaaccttttggttgCGATGTGTGTTGTAAAAGCTATTCCTCAAAGTATGACCTAAAAAGACACATGAAAAGCCACACAGCagagaaaccttttggttgtgatgtttgcgataaaagattttttttaaattcaggcTTGAGGGACCACATGAGGAGCCATACAGGAGAAAAACCGTTTAGTTGTGATGATTGTGGAAAAAGATTCTCCATCAAGTCACACGTAAAAATACACATGAGGATCCACACGGGTgagaaaccttttggttgtgatgattgtggaaaaagatttgcCTTCAAGTCGGTCTTTAATAGGCACATGAGATCCCACACAGGAGTgaaaccttttggttgtgatgattgtggaaaaacatttttcttgcaGTCATtcttaaacagacacatgaaaatacacacaggagagaaaccttttgtttgtgatacttgtggaaaaagattcaccatgatgtcacatttaaattcacacatgagaatccacacaggagagaagccctTTGGTTGTGATGTATGTGGGAAAAGATGTTCTTCAAAGTCAGACTTGAACAAACATGCAGGAATCCACTTGGAAGAGAAACCTTTTGGCTGTGATgattgtggaaaaagatttttcgTAAAGTCAGTCTTAAATAGACACATGAGAAGCCACACAGGAGATAAACCTTTTGCCTGTAATGATTGTgggaaaacattttatataaagtCAGAATTAAATGTACACATGAGAAGCCACACGGGAGATAAACCCTTTGGTTGTGATGTATGTAATAAAAGATGTTCCTCAAAATCAGAGTTAAACAAACATGTAAGAATCCACATGGCagagaaaccttttggttgtgatgattgtggaaaaagatttttcatACAGTCATATTTGAATATACACAAGAGGATCCACACgggagagaaaccttttggttgtgatgtGTGTTGTAAAAGATATTCCTCAAAATCTGACCTAAATAGACACGTGAAaagccacacaggagagaaaccttttggttgtgatgtGTGTGGTAAACGTTTTGCCTCAAATTCAGGTGTGAAGGaccacatgagaatccacacaggggAAAAACCCTTTAGGTGTAATgattgtggaaaaagatttttaattaaGTCACATTTAAATATACACATGAGGattcatacaggagagaaaccttttgtTTGTGATATGTGTTGTAAAAAATATTCCTCAAAGTACGGCCTAAATAGACACATGAAAAGCCACACgggagagaaaccttttggttgtgatACATGTGGTAAAATATTTCCCTCAAATTCAGGTTTACAGGACCACATAAGAATCCACACAGGGGAAAAACCGTTTAGTTGTGATgattgtggaaaaagattttctaTCAAGTCGGTCTTAACTagacacacgagaatccacatGGGAGAGAAACCTTTTAGTTGTGATCATTGTGGGGAAAGATGTTCCTCTAAATCAGACTTAAACAAACATATTAGAATCCATGTGGAAGAGAAAGCATAA